The genomic DNA CCGCAAAGTGTGGCGATGATACGCTGCTTCCCGACTTTTTCTTTCAAAATCAGTGCTGCAAGCAACAAAGTAAACATCGGCGTCGTAAAATTGATGAGGCAGGCAACCGCGAGCTGAGATTGATTGAGACCGTAACACCAAATAAACATTCCAAGGGCGAGGATTGCGCCACGGATACTATTGGCTGGCCAGTAACGAAGCGATAGCGAGTGCATATCGCGCAAAACAGAAGGCACAAGTATCAATGTACTCCAAAAAAAGCGACCGAAAATAACCTGTAACGGGTTCAGTGTCTCTTCGAGCAATTTCGTAAGGACGTCATTAGTTTCACAGACGACAAGACTCGCTAAAAACCACATAATGCCCCGGGCGTAAGATTTCGCCATACGGGCAATGGGAGCAAATTGCGTTTATGCCGTCAAGTTTTAATTAAATTTTTCCAAAATATCGCGTGCATTGAGGATGCCGACCGTCTGTGCGATCAGTTGACCATTTTGGAAGAAAAGTAACGTCGGAATCGAAGCGACGCCGTAAGCCTCGGCGAGCGTCGGGCATTCGTCGACGTCAACTTTGTAAATTGTGATCTCCGTCGAGACATCGGCGATAGATTCGAGAATTTTCCCAAGCGAACGACAGGGGCCACACCACGGTGCCCAAAAATCAACGATCACTTTTCCCTTCGCAGTGTCGAGCGTTTCTTTAAAAGTTGCTTCGTTTAAATGGATGATTTCTGCCATACGTGGTGTGGTAAAGATCTCGATTGGAAATTCAAGTCTAGTCCTTACGCGGGAACAGAATCAGTGCCTCAGCGGCAATTTCTGTATGGGCCAATGAAGAATGATCCCAGTTGAGAGCATTTCCCCATACCAGAGTATCGATGCGGAAAATCTTTAAAACTTGTTCTGCGACGGCGGGCATAATGGGGGCAAGAAGCGTTGTCGCTAATCGAATTGCTTCGACCGTGGTCGCGAGACACGTTGCCAACATCTCCTGGTCTTCTGTAGCGCTAGATTTGGCGAGCTTCCAGGGCATGCGCTGTTCCAAGTATCGGTTGATAGAGCGGATGAATCCAAACAGGATTTCGAGGGCTGTATTGAATTGCAGTTGTCTGTATTCTGATAAAAC from Verrucomicrobiota bacterium includes the following:
- the trxA gene encoding thioredoxin, which encodes MAEIIHLNEATFKETLDTAKGKVIVDFWAPWCGPCRSLGKILESIADVSTEITIYKVDVDECPTLAEAYGVASIPTLLFFQNGQLIAQTVGILNARDILEKFN